ATACCTTGCTTCATGAGGTGATGTATGACTAGCTCAGTGCTCAAAATGACACACGGGCTTGTAGTTAGATGCGGTGCGAACTTGGAAAAGATGTGGAATGCATGCTTTTGGATTTCAGCTTTGTCGGCGTTCAGTCAAGCCATTTTGCAAGCTGCTCTGCCTGAATTATTTGGAAGAAAGTTGTTGCAGTAAACTCTTTTTCCACTCAAGGCTGGAGCACTGCCATTTCATTTAAAAATATTCATACAATGTCCGGTTATTTAGGGAAAACCAGGCTTGAACTATAGACATCGCGGGTAAACTACATAGCTAAAATAGACCCAGAGCAGCTGACCTAAACCACAACATCTGACCAactacctagctaaactagGCATAGAGTGGTCAACTTTGCCGCCAAACTGACCAATGGCGGGCCATCCAAACGTGGGAAATGACCTCCTAGGTGACACCTCCAAGAAAAACATGATATTGAAGATACCTCTATCGACCATCCAAAAAACGGAACTAGGTTGTCACTAGAAAATCTCTAGGGTGGGAAGCGCCACGATAATGCCTCCAAGGAGAGAAGTAGCACCCCCAGTTGTCGCCATCACTAGCACTGGTAGATAGTTGCGCAAGCTTTTACCTCGAGCTCCCATGCGCCACTAGACGTGCAGGAGGGAGCCCCACATGACCGAACCGCACACGCACAGACTGTGACCGCCGAAGCCGCGCTGCCGACGAAGCCTATGTCGACATCACACATGCATGCCACCCACAAAGCCAACACCAAGCAACCCACGGGCCAGACCAAGGGGAATAGACCGATCTAGCAAGAGGAGGATCCGATGCGTCCTAGGGTGGTCATAAAGGCAACGAGTGCGGCTAGAAGACTGGAGGTCACGAAACTCTAGGCCGACCCGCAAATCCCGTTGTCCCATCACACTGtggtgtcctcatcatcctcgccCACTTGAGAAGGATTCTTCCTCAAATCTAAGGATTCTTCCTCAAATCTAGTTTCTTGATCCTCATCATTCTCCCTCCCTTCAAAATGAGGTGTCCTCAACTCACTCCGGTTATATTGTAGCATGTAGATGGATTGTAAATCTATGTGTTTCTAGAAATTGAATTCACACTAGTTTGCTCACTTTCAAGCAAATTCAAACCACATGTAGGTACTTCAGCTTCATCAATACAGGACAAAAAAGATTTTGAGCACCTGCAACATGTTTCTTCTTCTCACTGAGAGCTTGATCACGCTTCTGACAATCTTCAAAATATTATGCTGGAATATAAGAATGAACATAACATTGTTGTCCCTTCAATAGAAAAGGAAATCTTGTAGTATGACAAAGGAAATCTTGCTTCCAATCATGTTGATCCGTCCATGGTTTTCCAATCACCAACGAGCAAACTCTCTTGTGCATAGGCATAAcatcaaaatttgcaaaatataAACATTGACTTATTGAAAATTTTACCTTGACTTGATGTGTTATCTCCACATATGAACCCAACCACTTCATCTTGTATGGCTTCGGATGCAAAGACGTGTGtaatttgaatgcattcatCAATTTTTGACTTGCAAAATTACGAAGACAATATGGATCCACCACAATAGCACATGTCATATTTCCCATGTTGCACCCAGTATAGAACATAGACCAACTAAGTTTCTTCGATGGATCGTTCTCACAATGTTCCACAGAAAAATCCATTGTGATCTCTACAAACTACCAAGATAGTTCAATAGCAACATACCATGGTCAACCTCGGCAATCTGATACCATATGATACAGGGAGAACCAACGACACCTAATTCTCTTCTAGGCTTTGCTTGATCTTTCGTGGTACTATCAACGAGCAGCAACAACGAAGCGTCTTCTTGAACTTGAGCAATGAAGGATCTGATGTGACTTGGCAAAGAGAAGCTCCAAACCCATGATACAATTTTGACCCGCGTAGCAAAGAACACAAACCACAGATGAAGTCAGATATGGTCAGCACTCAGCACATGATCTTGATTCTAGAGTGAATGAACCCACACGGCAAGGAAGGATAGAGAACATGATTAAGAGATCAACCCTACTCAACAACAAGAATTCCAAGATCAAAATTCATGAACAACGAACATAGATATGAGACCTTCATTATGGGAGTAGCTTTTAgctaaaatatattcataatgtCAAGTCTAAGTTACATGGATGTGACCTTAGCACTATATAGAGTCTACGAACCctaaaggaaaggaaagaaaacaaaatctaAATATTACATGGACTCTTAACAGGAAAACTAATTATAGAACTATTGGATTGTTGCTCCAATTGCAATACCCAAAAGTAAATTGAAGCTAGGAAAAGAACCATCACATGGGTCATGAAATAAGTTTTCCAACGAGTACTCACATGTCCAAAACGGATTCTATTTGAGTGTTTTATGGACTTTTTACTTAAGGCATCTCTGGCTGTGACGAATTGAATTCGAGACAACTTCACATCTTTTGTTTCCTTGTATTAATTGCATCCAAATCTATGTAGAACTAGATATTAAAGCCTTCCAAGCCTTTGGAAACTCTTAAGACAGCAGGAATTCATCCACATATGCCACATTTTCTCCAAACTGAAAATAGCATGGCATATACACATCTCGAACACGAAGTCAATCTTTAGAAATTGGGAGCCAGTCTTCAGAAACTAGACACGATCTTCTTTGCACCAGTCTTCAGAGGCTGATAACCGGTGTTGTAATGTTGGGCATTGATCTTCAGACACTGGTAGCCGGTCTTTTAGAGGATGAACACTGGTCTTCTAAAGTTGGAAGATGGTCTTGTTGATTATAGGTGCTAGggacatcctcatcatcctccccccaCTTGAAAACGATTCGTCCCTAAATCTTGTCTCCCGATCCTCATCAATGATCCTCCGACTGACACGGCCCCTAATCCTCGATCTACTTACTCAACTCAAAAAGGTAGGACAACTTCACAACTGTAATACTGTCCTATCATCATAGATCAGACCATTCTAGGCTGTTCTTGAGCAGAGCAGCACCACTGCATTTGTGCACTGAatacttcttttttctttgaggaAATGATCAACTACTTCTCCTTGCAGCAGTTCTACCCCTTGGTCCAAATCATAGAGGATCAGATCATCACGTGCATACACGCCAAGGGCTCACACGACCAATGCTGCAAAATTGCCATAAGTCTCGCAGAACCCTTTTGTATGTGAATCCATAGAGGTCAGAGTCAAACTACATGCATCGCAATTGCACGGCATTTTGGGTCCTTGGATCTGAAAATCCTATTTTGCATGCGTGCGCGACGCTGTCGCCCTCCAACAATCCCATATGTCCCTCTTGGGCCCACTCATGTGCCTTCCTTCCTAGACAAGCATGAAACCGTGGAAGCCACATGTCATCTTCCTCTCTATGTGTCTctccctctttttctctctcggCACCTCCCAAATCAACTACGGCCGCTAATGAGGACGTCGGCCATCCCTTCgccctcccctctcccctccccctcccccccccccccgcccgcTCTCTAGAATAGATCTAAGGGAGAGGCCGAACCTCTACTATTGATGAGGCCGCAATGCTGCCATCCAACGCCGGATCGCAATCCTGAAGGCCGGCGGTGGCAACTGGCGAGGGGGCATCGCCTACCATCTCCATCTCTCTTTGTTgatatttctcaaattttttgtCCAAATGGTTTGAAATAAACTTTTTTCTTGTAGAAAAGGGAAGAGATTATGTTCATTTTTTTACCCGAATCTGAAAGAGAGGGAAGCGAGGACCATAGAGGACATGCTAGTTTTGGCTTATCGGAAGGTGCGTGAGGGGGCGTGCGCGAATTAGCAGGCCCCCCTTGGATGTCCAGTTGTATGGCCAGGACTGAATTTCCACACGTTACGTGAGAgaattccttatttgccatcaAAAAATAAGGTTGTTCCCTCTTTGCTATGAGAAAAAAATTTCTTATTTGCCATTGGTTGAGTTTTTCGTTCCTTATTTGCCACTTCTGCCAAGTTTGTTAGATAAATTCTCTGTTAGGCCTTGCAATCTTGTCAGTTTTTTCAAAAAATGGCAAAACTACCCTTGTTTTCTTCGTTCCTCTTTCCAAGTCAGTGAGTGGTAGACGGAGAGGCAGCTCGGTCTCTAgtgcagaggaaggaggagcaCACGGGGAACTCAAAGAAAGAGACAACTATCATCTTCGTGGCATGGGAAAGCTCACCAGAGGTTTGCCTGGTTCGAGGAAGCATTGGGGCGGCTTAGCGTCAACGTGCTCCTCGGATGGCGCATGTCGGTGAAGAAGAAGACAACGAGGACGTCAATTCCGGCAAGCTGGGGAGGGGAAAAAGGAAGAGGAGGCTGGTGTTACCTGCGCGACCTCGCGAGTAAGTAGGGCATAGAAGGAATCGACGTGGCGCTCACTGGGCACGACAGATCGACAGCGGCAGTTGAGCTCACCTCGCAATCGGAGTTGGGGAAGAAGAGCCTCGAGCTCAACTTCCATAGCCCGGGATGGAGGATGGGCCGCAGATCTGAGTGAGGGGAAGTGATGGGAGAGGGAGCTGTGGCTTGCTTGGCGACCGAGAATGGAGAATGGAgaatgagggagggagagagaggggggaatGCAGGCCCAAAGGGCAATAATGTCTTTTCTTCATCTAATAACAGACATCTCACAGTGAGTGGCAAATAAAGAACGAGAAACTCAACTAATGGCAAAGACGAAAATCTTTTTTTCTCAATGGCACCAGAGAATGACCTTATTTTTCGAAGGCAAACAAGAAATTCTCTCTACGACCTAAGCACGCTCGCACTTGGCACAGGAGCACTGGAGCGCGGTATAGCCGCCCGATCTTGATCGGATGGTCCGAAGAGCTTGCAGTCAGATACATCAACCCGCTGATCCGCTCCCGTCGCCTACAGGTAGGACCCACGAgagctctcttcttcctcccaacCCCGCCTTCCTCTGTTCCAATGGCGCAGGGAGCGGCGGCACCGGCGGCGGCCACGTTAGTTTGATACGTCGCGGCACCAAACGGCGCAATCCATGGCGTTGTAAGATAACGCGGCGTCGGCTCACGTTGGCGCGGGCAAAGAGCTGCACCGTGTCCCAAGCAGCGGGTACCTGGGAGGAAGCCGTGTGAGAGCTAGGGTTCTGCGACTCCAAGGTACGCGTATGCACGCCTGACTGTATGTTTGGCGTCATTGTGTGTTGTTACGCCGTGCGGATTGGGGGAAACTTCATGTTGGGGGCATCTCTGGCTCCATACGAGTTCTATGTTGGTTCCCAATTCTGACCCAAAACCGGTTTATTGGAAAAAAAACATAAGTTGAACCTGATCGGGATATATAATTGATTGGTTGAGTTGACATTGTAAAAATTCTCAACACGATGAataaaccaagaaaaaaaatgacatgAACTGCTTAAAGGCAAGCAAGAGGCAAACTTTCTGCAGATGAAGGCAAATTTGACTAGCCACACCGAATGCAGAAGGGTAATACATAAAAATTCACCTAGTACATTGGTAACGTGTGCAGGAATCACTACAACTAGATACAATCTAGCCAATCTGTTTCGACGGATCCTCTATCTTTGAGAACATATGTTTGATAGTAAGAATATCGGTAGAAACTTGTGCCATTTCCGGTCGCTCTTTGGGTGACGCCATGGAGCAAGACAGTCCTATTTTAACCAAGGGAATGATGCAATTCTGCAACAATCTGGTTTTACTGATGTCATCTTGCAGATCAACAACCTCGTCAATATTATTTGGAAATGCTCTGTCAACAAACTCATGCAGACTGGTACCGCCATTGAATTCTTCATCAGTTGGACGATGCCCTGTTATCATTTCTAATAGGAGCACTCCAAAACTATAAACATCGCCCTTGGTTGATATCTCTTCACTAATGCCGTACTCTGCATGTACATTTCCAGATATAATTTAATTAGATAGGTTGTCATTTTGTACGAACTGAAAGAACAAGCTGAACCAAGAACTAACAAATAAACTGATCTCACCTGGCGGGATGTATCCGATGGATCCTTTTAGGCAAGCTAAACTTGTTGAGCTGCCTTGATGTGCCCTTGATCTGGTATATAGAAACCTTGCTAGGCCAAAGTCGGTGACATATGCAGTCATGTCAAGGTCCAAAAGAATATTGCTTGGCTTCAAGTCGCAGTGTATTAGTGGAGATGCACATTGGTTATGAAGATAAtccaatgcatatgcaacaTCCAAGGCTATATTGATTCTTTGGTTTAAAGTCAGAACCTTTCTTAGACTATATTCATGGGCCTTCGGATGTACCCACATATCTAGGTTCCCATTCGTCATGTATGGGAATACTATAGCCTTGAAGTCTGCCCCAGTCGGATCCACTGAAGAGCATAAAGTAATGATTTTTACAAGGTTTCGATGCCGGACATTTCTGAGGGCTTCACATTCTGCAAGGAAGCTCCTATGCCCTCCATGTATGTTGAGGTTAAAAATTTTGATGGCCACTCGATCTTCCTGAGGCTTGAGATTACCCTTATAAACCATTCCAAATGATCCTGAGCCAAGTAAATTAGCAGAAGAGAACATATCTGTTGCCTGTGCAATGTCTTTATATGTTATGGTCTTCGTGTGCTCATTGAGTTGTTGCAAACGTGGCTTTGTTTGCATTCTCTTCCTCCAAATAAATGTTGCAAAACAGAACAAACTAATTATAACAATAGCAACAATTGGTATTACTATCTTTGCGACTAGAACAGAAGACATGTGTTTCCTTTTCCTGTCATTCATTGCTGAACAAAGAGGCATATCTCCTGTTGGAACTGTTGTACACAAAAGATCATTTCCTTCCATTGACACTGCACTAGCATTGCCAAAAATACCGCTGCTTGGAACTGCCCCATCAAAATTGTTGAAGGATAAATTGAGATAATGCAGATAATTCAAGGACGTGAGGAACTCTGGTATTTTTCCAGACAAATTGTTTTGAGAAATATCCAACTCCTTGATGCCTACCAATTTTGCAAAAGATTGTGGAACTCTTCCTGCAAAGATATTGTTTTGCATCTCAAGATACTCCAGAAGCACGCACTGGCCGAGAGTGGATGGGATGTTGCCGGACAACATGTTGTTTGAGATGCTAAATTTATTTAGATTAATGAGATTTCCAACTTCGTCAGGTATTCCGCTAGACAAGTAATTGTGTGACAAGTCAAACtcttgagaaagagaagaaattttGAAGATTGTTCTTGGTACACTCCCATTCAGTGAGTTGTGAGCAAGATTGAGTATTTGGAGTTGAGTACAACGTCCTATACTTGCAGGTATCCTGCCACTCAAGTTGTTCGTATCCAATTTCAGATCAGTCAGCTGAACAAGGTTGCCAATAGCATCAGGGATTGCACCTGAGAGTCTGTTTTGTGCAATGGCTAGAACTACCAAATTTGCCAGATTTCCAATCGTTGGTGGTATACTACCAGTGAAACGGTTGTAATCCATGTACAACATATTGAGGTTCTTTAGATTACCTATCTCTGGTGGTATAGGCCCAGAAATTTTATTAGCCCTTAGCCACAGTATCTCGAGATTACTGGAAAGATTGCCAATAGAACTTGGCAATTCCCCTTGGAAATTGTT
The sequence above is drawn from the Phragmites australis chromosome 10, lpPhrAust1.1, whole genome shotgun sequence genome and encodes:
- the LOC133883515 gene encoding probable LRR receptor-like serine/threonine-protein kinase At3g47570, whose protein sequence is MASLGVLFPCLFWVVYLLTFFCCLPLVICDESENDRQALLCFKSQLSGPAEVFTSWSNASLEFCSWHGVTCSAQSPRHVTVLDLASEGITGTMSPCIANLTSLTRLQLSNNSFHGGIPSELGLLSQLSNLNLSMNSLEGNIPSELSSCSQLQILGLWNNSLNGDIPRSLSQCMHLQEINLSNNQLQGSIHPAFGSLPELRILVLASNRLSGNIPSSLGSSLSLTYVDLGRNALTGGIPESLANSSSIQVLRLMSNSLSGELPETLFNTSSLTAICLQENDFFGTIPPVTATSPPVKHLHLGGNSLSGTIPASLGNLSSLLDLRLTRNKLVGSIPKSLGHLPTLRLLNLNLNNLSGPVPPSLFNMSSLTVIAMGNNSLVGRLPSDIGYTLPNIQTLILSSNKFDGPIPASLLNASHMQWLYLASNRLTGFVPSFRSLPNLEELDLSYNMLDAGGWGFVSSLSNCSRLTRLLLAGNNFQGELPSSIGNLSSNLEILWLRANKISGPIPPEIGNLKNLNMLYMDYNRFTGSIPPTIGNLANLVVLAIAQNRLSGAIPDAIGNLVQLTDLKLDTNNLSGRIPASIGRCTQLQILNLAHNSLNGSVPRTIFKISSLSQEFDLSHNYLSSGIPDEVGNLINLNKFSISNNMLSGNIPSTLGQCVLLEYLEMQNNIFAGRVPQSFAKLVGIKELDISQNNLSGKIPEFLTSLNYLHYLNLSFNNFDGAVPSSGIFGNASAVSMEGNDLLCTTVPTGDMPLCSAMNDRKRKHMSSVLVAKIVIPIVAIVIISLFCFATFIWRKRMQTKPRLQQLNEHTKTITYKDIAQATDMFSSANLLGSGSFGMVYKGNLKPQEDRVAIKIFNLNIHGGHRSFLAECEALRNVRHRNLVKIITLCSSVDPTGADFKAIVFPYMTNGNLDMWVHPKAHEYSLRKVLTLNQRINIALDVAYALDYLHNQCASPLIHCDLKPSNILLDLDMTAYVTDFGLARFLYTRSRAHQGSSTSLACLKGSIGYIPPEYGISEEISTKGDVYSFGVLLLEMITGHRPTDEEFNGGTSLHEFVDRAFPNNIDEVVDLQDDISKTRLLQNCIIPLVKIGLSCSMASPKERPEMAQVSTDILTIKHMFSKIEDPSKQIG